A genome region from bacterium includes the following:
- a CDS encoding peptide chain release factor-like protein has translation MREDLQELLRWCQVRRSRGSGPGGQHRNVTESKVDLLHLPSGLRVVCDETRSQHQNLELALARLQGRLEAAARVRAPRVVRQKRLRRVQESILADKRRRGEIKRQRRGSGGEGRDG, from the coding sequence GTGAGGGAGGATCTGCAGGAGCTGCTGCGCTGGTGCCAGGTGCGCCGCTCGCGCGGCTCGGGACCGGGCGGCCAGCACCGCAACGTGACGGAGAGCAAGGTGGATCTGCTCCACCTGCCCAGCGGCCTGCGCGTGGTCTGCGACGAGACGCGCAGCCAGCACCAGAACCTGGAGCTGGCCCTCGCGCGCCTGCAAGGCCGCCTCGAGGCGGCGGCCCGCGTCCGCGCGCCCCGGGTGGTGCGGCAGAAGCGGCTGCGGCGCGTGCAGGAGAGCATCCTGGCGGACAAGCGGCGGCGGGGCGAGATCAAGCGCCAGCGGCGCGGATCAGGCGGGGAGGGTCGGGATGGCTGA